Proteins encoded together in one Peribacillus asahii window:
- a CDS encoding Crp/Fnr family transcriptional regulator, translated as MLNLRYTWSPFLTYGQLIKVKENTVIYHQGEDGKGFYYLSNGEIQITILSDKGEERTVNYVPEGMLFGENGINNEPYSTTAITASPSVLYYFSDEALLKVCKEHPNAATIFTNSLIYKFRLLAEIITLLDSPIEQQMAHYLLKLVNENGKFAINQTAFARYVGTSRITVNKIIQKWVKNDIIKLSSQTIDIIDINKIREIQRSDIKNLPNLDMLILSSSQKQ; from the coding sequence ATGTTAAATCTTCGTTATACATGGAGTCCATTTTTGACATATGGACAATTGATTAAGGTGAAAGAAAATACAGTTATTTATCACCAGGGAGAGGACGGAAAAGGGTTTTATTACTTAAGCAATGGAGAAATACAAATTACTATTCTATCCGATAAAGGAGAAGAGCGTACTGTTAATTATGTTCCGGAAGGTATGTTATTTGGGGAAAATGGAATTAATAACGAACCCTATTCCACTACCGCTATTACAGCCTCCCCTTCTGTTTTGTATTATTTCTCCGATGAAGCATTACTAAAAGTATGTAAAGAGCACCCAAATGCAGCAACCATATTTACAAATTCCCTAATTTATAAATTTAGATTATTGGCAGAAATAATTACTTTGCTTGATAGCCCTATTGAACAGCAAATGGCACACTACTTATTAAAGCTTGTTAACGAAAACGGTAAGTTTGCTATTAATCAAACAGCATTTGCCCGTTACGTTGGTACGTCCCGCATTACCGTAAATAAAATTATCCAAAAATGGGTTAAAAACGATATAATCAAACTCTCTAGTCAAACAATTGATATTATTGATATAAATAAGATTAGAGAAATCCAACGCTCTGATATAAAAAATTTGCCAAACTTGGACATGCTCATACTATCCTCATCTCAAAAACAATAA
- a CDS encoding Crp/Fnr family transcriptional regulator translates to MIIFQYTYINWENYLEFGIRQFFKEKTVVYKQDTIGDGFYYVHKGLIKVSTSTTKEKDRMLNIVVPGQLLGVQTMDQQVHFTTAVTAKDSILYYFPYKKFKELIRLQPKFLKLFTKTVIQKIHGLAGLINLNSHSAESQIALILLNICYDFKDYEVHLTQKDLVMCTGLTRITIYKILKQWQEENLIEIQSRKLLIKDPDLLKNYVINS, encoded by the coding sequence ATGATTATTTTCCAATACACTTACATAAATTGGGAAAATTATTTAGAATTTGGAATCAGACAATTTTTCAAGGAAAAAACAGTGGTATATAAACAAGATACTATTGGAGATGGTTTTTATTATGTTCATAAGGGCTTAATTAAAGTTAGTACCTCAACAACAAAGGAAAAAGACCGTATGTTAAACATTGTCGTTCCTGGTCAACTATTAGGTGTTCAAACCATGGATCAACAAGTTCACTTTACAACGGCTGTAACAGCGAAAGACTCCATACTCTATTACTTTCCTTATAAGAAGTTTAAAGAACTCATAAGGTTACAACCAAAGTTTTTAAAACTTTTTACAAAAACAGTAATACAAAAAATACACGGGCTTGCTGGGCTAATTAATTTGAATTCTCACTCTGCAGAGAGTCAAATTGCCTTGATACTTCTAAATATTTGTTATGATTTTAAAGATTATGAAGTTCATCTAACCCAAAAAGATCTCGTAATGTGTACAGGCTTGACACGGATAACTATATATAAAATATTAAAACAATGGCAGGAAGAAAATTTAATCGAAATACAAAGTCGAAAGCTTTTAATTAAAGATCCCGATCTGTTAAAAAACTATGTTATTAATTCATAG
- a CDS encoding thiamine pyrophosphate-requiring protein — translation MYTTGTAFLEALQEAGVSYIFANLGSDHPAIIESLAVAKKENKKLPTVITCPHEFVALSAAHGYAQATGEPQAVMVHVECGTQNLGGAIHNAAKSRVPVLIFAGASPYTQENELAGSRNEFIHWIQDVFDQRGIVRGYTKYDNEIRTGANVKQLVYRALQIAKSDPMGPVYLMGPREAMEEKVEPVTINSELWKPISPGAVPPQNIAELANDLLSAKNPLIVTSYLGRNTEAVGELIRLSEYLAIPVIESIPHHMNFPANHPMHCGSYWNTAKQNELLAEADFVLVLDSDVPWIPTKNKPSDETTIYYIDVDPLKEQMPLWYIPSKRFFKADSYIALQQINQYLEDNSAIDKDRVSKRWEKLSDIHDRQNEEKYRIEQAESDVITPEYLTACVREVIDENTIVLNEGITNYGVISNHIGVNTPGSYYGSGAGSLGWNGGAAIGMKLAKPDKTIVSLTGDGSYFFSIPSTVHWIAKRYNTPFLQVVYNNSGWKAPKLSTLGVHPHGVANETEQFWVNFDPPSDLSKIAEAAGDAHPIKVKQRSELKDALKEGMKLVKEGRSTVIDVCIPHVYSNENKKVKMEIGK, via the coding sequence TTGTATACAACTGGCACTGCATTTTTAGAAGCATTACAAGAAGCGGGTGTTTCCTATATCTTTGCTAATTTAGGGAGTGATCATCCAGCTATCATCGAAAGTTTGGCAGTAGCTAAAAAAGAAAATAAGAAATTACCAACTGTTATCACGTGCCCTCACGAATTTGTAGCTTTAAGTGCTGCGCATGGTTACGCCCAAGCGACGGGTGAACCTCAGGCAGTAATGGTTCATGTGGAGTGCGGAACGCAAAACCTAGGGGGAGCGATCCATAACGCAGCTAAAAGTAGGGTTCCTGTTTTAATTTTTGCTGGTGCATCTCCATACACACAAGAAAATGAGCTAGCCGGAAGCCGGAATGAATTCATCCACTGGATTCAAGATGTTTTTGATCAACGCGGCATTGTACGTGGGTATACAAAATATGATAACGAAATTAGAACAGGTGCCAATGTGAAGCAGCTTGTTTATCGTGCTCTGCAAATTGCGAAAAGCGATCCGATGGGACCAGTTTATTTGATGGGCCCTCGGGAAGCTATGGAAGAGAAGGTTGAACCTGTCACTATTAATAGCGAACTTTGGAAACCTATCTCACCAGGGGCAGTTCCGCCGCAAAATATTGCAGAATTAGCTAATGATTTGTTATCAGCCAAAAATCCACTTATTGTAACATCCTATCTGGGTAGAAATACTGAAGCTGTCGGAGAACTTATCCGTTTAAGTGAATATTTAGCAATTCCTGTTATTGAATCGATACCACATCATATGAATTTTCCAGCTAACCACCCAATGCATTGTGGTTCCTATTGGAATACTGCGAAGCAGAACGAATTGCTTGCTGAAGCAGATTTTGTACTTGTATTAGATAGTGATGTTCCATGGATACCAACGAAAAACAAGCCGTCGGATGAAACAACTATATATTATATAGACGTCGATCCGTTAAAGGAACAAATGCCTTTGTGGTATATACCTTCAAAGCGTTTCTTTAAAGCTGACTCATATATAGCTCTTCAGCAGATAAATCAATACCTAGAAGATAATAGCGCAATAGATAAAGACAGGGTATCGAAGCGCTGGGAAAAATTATCTGATATTCATGATCGACAGAATGAAGAAAAATACCGTATCGAACAAGCAGAGAGCGATGTCATTACACCAGAGTATCTGACAGCTTGTGTTAGAGAAGTTATCGATGAAAATACGATTGTTTTGAATGAAGGTATTACAAATTATGGAGTAATTTCTAATCATATTGGAGTAAATACACCAGGCTCTTATTATGGAAGTGGTGCCGGTTCTTTAGGATGGAATGGTGGCGCAGCAATAGGAATGAAATTAGCTAAGCCTGACAAAACGATTGTCAGTCTCACTGGGGACGGTTCATATTTTTTTAGTATTCCTTCTACTGTGCATTGGATTGCTAAACGATATAACACCCCATTTTTACAGGTCGTCTACAATAATTCTGGCTGGAAGGCACCAAAACTTTCAACTTTAGGTGTTCATCCGCATGGTGTTGCCAATGAAACGGAACAGTTTTGGGTGAATTTTGATCCACCATCCGATTTATCTAAAATCGCTGAGGCCGCCGGTGATGCTCATCCAATAAAGGTAAAACAACGATCAGAACTAAAAGATGCTCTAAAAGAA
- a CDS encoding Crp/Fnr family transcriptional regulator: MEYLLRYQWKPYLIYGQKRDLKKNHLLYQQGERGKGFYYLAEGNINIKTLSNQGFERIVDYIPEGFLVGEQGIVEKPYMTTAITETKSVLYYFSNETFQKICKEHRDIETLFMNSLIQKIRLLAETVSLLNSSVELQMAHFLHKLYNKYGSSLIPISQTSLAQYTGASRTSIYRVLQQWRKKDLIDIGNRSIYLLDIKQIESIFKNDSIVSF; this comes from the coding sequence ATGGAATACCTACTTCGATATCAATGGAAACCTTATCTAATCTATGGTCAAAAGCGTGACCTTAAAAAAAATCACCTATTATATCAGCAAGGGGAGCGTGGAAAAGGTTTTTATTATTTAGCTGAAGGTAATATAAACATTAAAACTCTTTCTAATCAAGGATTTGAGAGAATCGTCGACTATATTCCTGAAGGTTTTCTGGTTGGTGAGCAGGGAATTGTAGAAAAGCCCTATATGACAACTGCCATTACTGAAACAAAGTCCGTCCTTTATTACTTTTCAAACGAAACCTTCCAGAAAATTTGCAAAGAGCACCGAGATATAGAAACACTGTTTATGAATTCGCTGATTCAAAAGATTCGTTTACTTGCAGAAACCGTCTCCTTATTAAACAGCTCCGTGGAACTGCAAATGGCACATTTTCTGCATAAGCTTTACAACAAATACGGAAGTTCCCTAATACCCATAAGTCAAACTTCTCTAGCCCAATACACTGGAGCTTCTCGTACCAGTATCTATAGGGTCCTGCAACAGTGGCGTAAAAAGGATTTAATTGACATCGGCAATCGATCCATATACCTTCTTGATATCAAGCAAATTGAATCTATTTTTAAGAATGATTCCATAGTATCTTTTTAA
- a CDS encoding Crp/Fnr family transcriptional regulator, whose protein sequence is MHAIPQQKSLSLHSWESFLKYGERHFLKRKSILYKQGDKGKGFYYISKGLIKIIKPTSERGERILDIKGSGFLIGEQAIDQIPYFSSAIAMKDSVVYYFSFDKYKDLMKKYPDFVLLFANSAIQKVQTLLDGINLKTVTSEHQVAFSLLQLMVSLQTNEICLTQQELADYTGLTRITIYKIIKKWKYDQLIDVNRGRFIILRPDILNKYTQ, encoded by the coding sequence ATGCATGCCATCCCGCAACAAAAAAGCTTGAGCTTACATTCCTGGGAGTCCTTTTTAAAATATGGGGAAAGGCACTTCCTAAAAAGAAAATCAATTCTATATAAGCAAGGTGATAAGGGAAAAGGTTTTTATTATATAAGTAAAGGACTAATCAAAATTATAAAGCCTACTTCAGAGAGAGGAGAAAGAATTCTAGATATTAAAGGATCAGGATTCTTGATTGGTGAGCAAGCAATCGACCAAATACCTTACTTTTCTTCGGCCATAGCCATGAAAGACTCAGTCGTCTATTATTTTTCATTTGATAAATACAAGGATTTAATGAAAAAGTACCCTGATTTCGTTCTTCTTTTTGCTAACTCAGCTATTCAAAAAGTACAAACGTTATTGGACGGAATAAATTTGAAAACGGTTACATCTGAACACCAAGTAGCTTTTTCACTTCTTCAGCTGATGGTTTCCTTACAAACGAATGAAATCTGCCTTACTCAACAGGAATTGGCTGATTATACAGGTTTGACTCGAATCACTATTTATAAAATTATTAAGAAATGGAAATATGATCAATTGATTGATGTTAATAGAGGAAGGTTTATCATCCTCAGGCCTGATATCCTAAATAAATACACACAATAG